In Diachasmimorpha longicaudata isolate KC_UGA_2023 chromosome 7, iyDiaLong2, whole genome shotgun sequence, the following proteins share a genomic window:
- the LOC135164636 gene encoding LOW QUALITY PROTEIN: cytochrome P450 CYP12A2-like (The sequence of the model RefSeq protein was modified relative to this genomic sequence to represent the inferred CDS: inserted 5 bases in 3 codons; substituted 4 bases at 4 genomic stop codons) has protein sequence MATKMLVRKLKELPRDITLMKSYANSGACPVEHRNQTGELGXKQATPYENIPRPKSLSIIGNIMKFMSFIGEYANLSSSDQMLALQREYWNIVIFEDIPGRRPAVILFNAEDXDNVSTRPPTDAIQTMVSYRHRNSHLYTGKYGLVTSQGEAWHNFSKNVNQHMMSPRSIKPHVVQVDEVASDFIARIRKLXDVKTLKLPTTFNNEMNKWALESSCTITLDHVRGSLENNLLPGSRVQRMINCXFIKFDLVYQLEILPSLRRPYDTXEHRQLFGTLNLINEIACKHIDEAQIRFFESPKGPDEQSVLESLLSLDEQTAYIMALDMLIAGIDTPGNVTGTALHHXAVNRRVQEKLXNEVENLLPERISQVTCEILNKIPYLKAYIKESLRLVPIAIGDHRTMQNDVVIGRYQIPKGCDLIASHSVLAVSPEHFSQPREFIPERWLRENTLATIKSAKEAHPFAYMPFGFEPRACIGRRFAEIETFVERILRNFRLKRPNPPIQINSRFINTVSSTRLIFINYQVKISPIARGCQLSSDPILLKIP, from the exons ATGGCCACCAAGATGCTGGTGAGAAAGCTGAAGGAGCTGCCAAGGGACATAACTCTAATGAAGTCCTATGCAAATTCTGGAGCTTGCCCGGTGGAGCATAGAAATCAGACAGGCGAATTAGGGTGAAAGCAGGCAACACCGTACGAGAACATCCCCAGACCTAAATCACTGTCGATTATTGGAAACATTATGAAATTCATGTCATTCATT GGTGAATATGCAAATCTATCTTCGTCCGACCAAATGTTGGCGCTCCAGAGGGAGTATTGGAATATCGTAATATTCGAGGACATACCTGGCCGACGTCCTGCCGTGATTTTATTCAATGCCGAGGACTGAGACAATGTATCGACTAGGCCACCAACCGATGCAATTCAAACAATGGTCAGTTATCGTCACAGAAATTCCCATCTTTACACAGGCAAATATGGACTAGTAACgag TCAAGGTGAGGCTTGGCACAACTTTAGCAAGAATGTGAACCAGCATATGATGTCACCGAGGAGCATCAAACCCCACGTGGTGCAAGTCGACGAAGTTGCCAGTGACTTTATCGCGAGAATACGGAAACTCTGAGATGTAAAAACTTTGAAACTGCCTACCACGTTCAACAACGAGATGAATAAGTGGGCTCTCGAGT CTAGTTGTACGATTACCCTGGATCACGTCCGGGGCTCTCTAGAAAACAATCTCCTTCCGGGCTCCCGCGTCCAAAGAATGATAAATT aattcataaaatttgacTTAGTTTATCAACTGGAAATCCTTCCTTCCCTGCGGCGCCCCTACGATAC AGAACACAGACAATTATTCGGCACACTGAATTTGATAAATGAAATTGCCTGCAAACACATTGACGAAGCGCAAATAAGATTTTTCGAATCACCAAAGGGACCGGATGAGCAGAGCGTACTGGAGAGTCTATTGAGCCTTGATGAACAAACGGCATACATAATGGCACTTGATATGTTGATTGCTGGAATCGATACG ccTGGCAATGTAACAGGTACAGCGCTCCACCA AGCAGTAAATCGTCGCGTGCAGGAAAAGTTATGAAATGAGGTGGAAAATTTGTTGCCGGAGAGAATATCACAGGTGACAtgtgaaattttgaataaaatacctTACCTTAAAGCGTACATCAAAGAATCACTGCGATTAGTTCCAATCGCGATTGGCGATCACCGAACGATGCAGAACGACGTTGTCATCGGTCGATACCAAATTCCAAAAGgg TGTGATTTAATAGCCTCTCATAGTGTACTAGCTGTTAGCCCAGAACACTTCTCTCAACCCCGTGAATTTATACCCGAGAGGTGGTTGAGGGAGAACACATTGGCCACGATAAAATCGGCTAAAGAGGCACATCCATTCGCATACATGCCTTTCGGCTTTGAACCTCGGGCATGTATTGGCAGACGATTTGCGGAAATTGAAACGTTCGTAGAgagaattttgagaaattttcgCTTAAAACGGCCGAATCCACCGATTCAGATAAATAGTAGATTTATCAATACTGTTAGTTCAACTAGATTAATCTTCATTAATTACCAGGTGAAAATTTCGCCCATTGCCCGTGGATGTCAATTAAGTTCAGATCCAATACTGCTCAAAATTCCTTGA
- the LOC135164624 gene encoding non-lysosomal glucosylceramidase isoform X1, whose amino-acid sequence MNGSEDEGVNRKQVPKYGFKVRLDHKYPEKWSQNLKPKFNQLLPLIPMGIRYFFYYAQIRWKGRLPIMDYINLQHGQQIYGAPIGGIGGGTIGRGFKGEFCRYSLVPGIYHYNTVQANQFIVTIRDTEGNTIYHQVLSPSPKSKYLSAWKWGFDGKKANYTALYPRSWTEFDIDEPRVKLICRQISPIIPHNYKDSSLPCAVFVWEIINTSGQDLDVSVTFTFQSGVGGKTMLGEKWNECFEYKSTSGVMIHQKLEEMPCTYAIGSRARENVDISRTLKFDPLGDGMEFWKSLEWTGKLDAEPRRQSPKTLKDIACGVCASTRVKADETREIDFTLSWDMPKIHFGDKSREYFRFYTKYFSSSGGTVAPEICHYALNNYETWELEIHNWQKIILSDNDLPEWYKSALFNELYYVADGGSVWVHVDKPDDLDVQDIRREYGRFAYLEGHEYRMYNTYDVHFYAAFALAQLWPHLQASVQYEIRDTIQMEDNRERSSLYSGSKHVRKLKGFVPHDVGDPEGEPFQMINAYPIHDVSAWRDLNPKFVLSCYRDYCLFGDIQYLQDFWPSIKEILDRSLTWDIDNDGLIENSGFPDQTYDTWVMTGSSSYCGSLWLASLRCAVQIGKLVGDNESQAKYSEVLEKGKLAFHEKLWNGTYYNFDSCKSDHRKAIMSDQLCGQWYLRACGFDHDVFPEENVNSALHTIFTNNVMKYKNGKQGAVNGFLPTGSIDYMTIMSEEMWVGVTYGLAALMIHQGMVDEGFRTAEGVYRTVYEKIGMGFETPEALFENNYYRSIGYMRPLAIWAIQHAWNLRKKLKDQERN is encoded by the exons ATGAACGGATCGGAGGACGAGGGAGTGAACCGTAAACAAGTACCAAAATACGGTTTTAAGGTACGATTGGATCACAAATATCCCGAGAAATGGAGTCAGAATTTGAAACCGAAATTTAACCAATTGCTGCCATTAATTCCTATGGGAATTCG atattttttttactatgcACAAATACGCTGGAAAGGCCGTTTGCCGATCATGGACTACATAAACCTGCAGCATGGCCAACAAATTTATG GAGCGCCAATAGGTGGTATTGGCGGCGGTACCATTGGTCGAGGGTTTAAGGGCGAATTTTGTCGATACTCACTGGTACCGGGTATTTATCACTACAACACGGTACAAGCTAATCAATTCATCGTGACCATACGTGATACTGAGGGAAACACCATTTATCATCAAGTTCTGTCGCCTTCTCC GAAATCGAAGTATTTGTCAGCATGGAAGTGGGGTTTTGATGGTAAGAAGGCCAATTACACGGCTCTTTATCCAAGATCATGGACCGAATTTGATATTGATGAGCCGAGAGTGAAACTCATCTGTCGACAAATATCGCCGATCATTCCTCATAATTACAAAGACAGTTCACTACCTTGTGCAGTCTTTGTGTGGGAAATAATTAATACCtctggccaagatttggatgtcAGTGTGACGTTTACATTCCAGAGTGGAGTTGGGGGCAAGACAATGTTAG GTGAAAAATGGAACGAGTGTTTCGAATACAAAAGTACCTCCGGTGTGATGATACACCAGAAATTGGAGGAAATGCCATGCACGTACGCAATAGGTTCAAGAGCAAGAGAAAACGTTGACATTTCGAGGACTCTGAAATTTGATCCACTAGGCGATGGAATGGAGTTTTGGAAGTCACTCGAATGGACTGGTAAACTTGATGCTGAGCCAAGGAGGCAATCCCCAAAgacat TAAAGGATATTGCTTGTGGAGTTTGTGCTTCTACTCGGGTCAAAGCTGATGAAACACGGGAGATTGACTTCACTTTATCCTGGGACATGCCAAAGATACATTTTGGGGACAAATCCCGAGAATATTTCAG GTTCTACACCAAATATTTCAGCTCATCTGGGGGTACCGTTGCGCCAGAAATTTGCCACTACGCATTGAATAATTACGAGACATGGGAATTAGAAATTCATAACTGGCAAAAGATAATCTTGAGTGATAATGATTTACCGGAGTGGTACAAGAGTGCTCTATTCAATGAACTATATTACGTTGCTGATGGAGGCTCTGTATGGGTGCATGTTGATAAACCTGATGATTTAGACGTCCAGGACATACG GAGAGAATACGGCCGATTTGCATATCTCGAGGGCCATGAATACAGGATGTATAATACTTATGATGTACATTTTTATGCTGCATTTGCCTTGGCACAATTGTGGCCACATTTGCAGGCTAGCGTACAATACGAAATTCGAGATACTATTCAAATGGAAGATAATCGTGAAAGATCGTCACTCTATTCTGGTTCCAAGCACGTAAGGAAATTGAAAGGCTTTGTACCACACGATGTTGGAGATCCCG AGGGGGAGCCATTTCAAATGATCAATGCATATCCCATTCACGACGTATCCGCCTGGAGGGACCTGAATCCGAAATTCGTTCTTAGTTGTTACCGAGATTACTGTCTATTTGGTGATATACAGTATCTCCAGGACTTTTGGCCGAGTATCAAAGAG ATTTTGGATCGCAGTTTAACTTGGGATATAGATAACGATGGACTCATAGAAAATTCAGGCTTTCCTGATCAAACTTATGATACTTGGGTGATGACGGGATCTAG TTCATATTGCGGTAGCTTGTGGTTAGCATCTCTGCGGTGCGCTGTTCAAATAGGAAAACTTGTCGGGGATAACGAAAGCCAAGCGAAGTACTCCGAAGTATTGGAAAAGGGCAAACTTGCTTTTCATGAGAAACTGTGGAATG GCACTTATTACAACTTTGATAGTTGTAAATCGGATCATCGGAAAGCCATTATGAGCGATCAGCTTTGTGGCCAGTGGTATTTGCGAGCCTGCGGCTTTGACCATGAT GTTTTCCCGGAGGAGAATGTGAATTCAGCTTTACACACGATATTTACGAATAATGTCATGAAATACAAGAATGGCAAACAAGGTGCAGTGAATGGTTTCCTCCCAACGGGATCCATAGATTACATGACAATCATGAGCGAGGAGATGTGGGTTGGTGTTACGTATGGGCTCGCTGCGTTGATGATTCATCAG GGTATGGTTGACGAGGGTTTTCGTACTGCCGAAGGGGTATATCGGACTGTTTATGAGAAAATTGGAATGGGTTTTGAGACGCCTGAAGCACTGTTcgagaataattattatcggtCCATTGGTTACATGAGACCTCTGGCAATTTGGGCTATTCAACATGCCTGGAACCTAAGAAAGAAACTGAAGGATCAAGAGCGGAATTGA
- the LOC135164633 gene encoding ciliogenesis and planar polarity effector 2-like isoform X1: MNGPINMNWLSSPEGESLLHHFYDHTLKRRRFYGILERPALPSSIEEVTYKIFMIGRPGVGKTSVVARFLGIVGSKQVTSEIGGIRKTTVYWPVKIWDKVVLFKLNFWDTSESSIKKYNHVLPACKDKVDAICSVFSFEDLTSFTDIPYLMNSMNSIQDRPAKVVIGTRYKPWSTLPVTDVQIKEFESKWKMKIIKIDVNKASARPEIFDVAYQLNSLCKALWNRDQEFITKQIIQLLRRQLRFL, translated from the exons aTGAACGGGCCTATTAATATGAACTGGCTGAGTTCACCTGAGGGAGAATCATTGTTGCACCATTTTTATGATCACACACTTAAAAGACGACGCTTttacg gCATTCTGGAGAGACCAGCTTTACCGTCCTCTATTGAAGAAGTgacttataaaatttttatgattggGAGGCCAGGTGTTGGGAAAACCTCGGTGGTTGCAAGATTCTTGGGCATTGTTGGCAGTAAACAGGTCACTTCGGAGATTGGAGGAATTCGAAAGACAACTGTCTACTGGCCTGTGAAGATTTGGGATAAGGTGGTGctgtttaaattgaatttttgggataCATCAGAGAGCAGTATTAAAAAGTATAATCACGTCTTACCC gcaTGTAAAGATAAAGTAGATGCCATCTGCTCAGTATTTTCCTTCGAAGACCTCACAAGCTTCACCGACATTCCCTACCTCATGAATTCCATGAATAGCATTCAAGATAGGCCAGCTAAAGTCGTCATTGGAACGAGATACAAACCTTGGTCAACATTACCAGTGACTGATGTTCAAATCAAAGAATTCGAGAGCAAATGGAAGATGAAGATAATAAAGATAGATGTTAATAAAGCCTCAGCAAGGCCAGAGATATTTGACGTTGCTTATCAGTTGAATTCACTCTGCAAAGCACTGTGGAATAGGGATCAAGAGTTTATTACCAAACAAATTATTCAG
- the LOC135164624 gene encoding non-lysosomal glucosylceramidase isoform X2, with protein MNGSEDEGVNRKQVPKYGFKVRLDHKYPEKWSQNLKPKFNQLLPLIPMGIRYFFYYAQIRWKGRLPIMDYINLQHGQQIYGAPIGGIGGGTIGRGFKGEFCRYSLVPGIYHYNTVQANQFIVTIRDTEGNTIYHQVLSPSPKSKYLSAWKWGFDGKKANYTALYPRSWTEFDIDEPRVKLICRQISPIIPHNYKDSSLPCAVFVWEIINTSGQDLDVSVTFTFQSGVGGKTMLGEKWNECFEYKSTSGVMIHQKLEEMPCTYAIGSRARENVDISRTLKFDPLGDGMEFWKSLEWTGKLDAEPRRQSPKTLKDIACGVCASTRVKADETREIDFTLSWDMPKIHFGDKSREYFRFYTKYFSSSGGTVAPEICHYALNNYETWELEIHNWQKIILSDNDLPEWYKSALFNELYYVADGGSVWVHVDKPDDLDVQDIRREYGRFAYLEGHEYRMYNTYDVHFYAAFALAQLWPHLQASVQYEIRDTIQMEDNRERSSLYSGSKHVRKLKGFVPHDVGDPEGEPFQMINAYPIHDVSAWRDLNPKFVLSCYRDYCLFGDIQYLQDFWPSIKEVFPEENVNSALHTIFTNNVMKYKNGKQGAVNGFLPTGSIDYMTIMSEEMWVGVTYGLAALMIHQGMVDEGFRTAEGVYRTVYEKIGMGFETPEALFENNYYRSIGYMRPLAIWAIQHAWNLRKKLKDQERN; from the exons ATGAACGGATCGGAGGACGAGGGAGTGAACCGTAAACAAGTACCAAAATACGGTTTTAAGGTACGATTGGATCACAAATATCCCGAGAAATGGAGTCAGAATTTGAAACCGAAATTTAACCAATTGCTGCCATTAATTCCTATGGGAATTCG atattttttttactatgcACAAATACGCTGGAAAGGCCGTTTGCCGATCATGGACTACATAAACCTGCAGCATGGCCAACAAATTTATG GAGCGCCAATAGGTGGTATTGGCGGCGGTACCATTGGTCGAGGGTTTAAGGGCGAATTTTGTCGATACTCACTGGTACCGGGTATTTATCACTACAACACGGTACAAGCTAATCAATTCATCGTGACCATACGTGATACTGAGGGAAACACCATTTATCATCAAGTTCTGTCGCCTTCTCC GAAATCGAAGTATTTGTCAGCATGGAAGTGGGGTTTTGATGGTAAGAAGGCCAATTACACGGCTCTTTATCCAAGATCATGGACCGAATTTGATATTGATGAGCCGAGAGTGAAACTCATCTGTCGACAAATATCGCCGATCATTCCTCATAATTACAAAGACAGTTCACTACCTTGTGCAGTCTTTGTGTGGGAAATAATTAATACCtctggccaagatttggatgtcAGTGTGACGTTTACATTCCAGAGTGGAGTTGGGGGCAAGACAATGTTAG GTGAAAAATGGAACGAGTGTTTCGAATACAAAAGTACCTCCGGTGTGATGATACACCAGAAATTGGAGGAAATGCCATGCACGTACGCAATAGGTTCAAGAGCAAGAGAAAACGTTGACATTTCGAGGACTCTGAAATTTGATCCACTAGGCGATGGAATGGAGTTTTGGAAGTCACTCGAATGGACTGGTAAACTTGATGCTGAGCCAAGGAGGCAATCCCCAAAgacat TAAAGGATATTGCTTGTGGAGTTTGTGCTTCTACTCGGGTCAAAGCTGATGAAACACGGGAGATTGACTTCACTTTATCCTGGGACATGCCAAAGATACATTTTGGGGACAAATCCCGAGAATATTTCAG GTTCTACACCAAATATTTCAGCTCATCTGGGGGTACCGTTGCGCCAGAAATTTGCCACTACGCATTGAATAATTACGAGACATGGGAATTAGAAATTCATAACTGGCAAAAGATAATCTTGAGTGATAATGATTTACCGGAGTGGTACAAGAGTGCTCTATTCAATGAACTATATTACGTTGCTGATGGAGGCTCTGTATGGGTGCATGTTGATAAACCTGATGATTTAGACGTCCAGGACATACG GAGAGAATACGGCCGATTTGCATATCTCGAGGGCCATGAATACAGGATGTATAATACTTATGATGTACATTTTTATGCTGCATTTGCCTTGGCACAATTGTGGCCACATTTGCAGGCTAGCGTACAATACGAAATTCGAGATACTATTCAAATGGAAGATAATCGTGAAAGATCGTCACTCTATTCTGGTTCCAAGCACGTAAGGAAATTGAAAGGCTTTGTACCACACGATGTTGGAGATCCCG AGGGGGAGCCATTTCAAATGATCAATGCATATCCCATTCACGACGTATCCGCCTGGAGGGACCTGAATCCGAAATTCGTTCTTAGTTGTTACCGAGATTACTGTCTATTTGGTGATATACAGTATCTCCAGGACTTTTGGCCGAGTATCAAAGAG GTTTTCCCGGAGGAGAATGTGAATTCAGCTTTACACACGATATTTACGAATAATGTCATGAAATACAAGAATGGCAAACAAGGTGCAGTGAATGGTTTCCTCCCAACGGGATCCATAGATTACATGACAATCATGAGCGAGGAGATGTGGGTTGGTGTTACGTATGGGCTCGCTGCGTTGATGATTCATCAG GGTATGGTTGACGAGGGTTTTCGTACTGCCGAAGGGGTATATCGGACTGTTTATGAGAAAATTGGAATGGGTTTTGAGACGCCTGAAGCACTGTTcgagaataattattatcggtCCATTGGTTACATGAGACCTCTGGCAATTTGGGCTATTCAACATGCCTGGAACCTAAGAAAGAAACTGAAGGATCAAGAGCGGAATTGA
- the LOC135164634 gene encoding peroxisomal membrane protein 11B — protein sequence MNMDLLIKVNSQTAGRDKIARFFQYGSRAGWYLLQNGETTRHSVDVLKSLEYTFSSFRKLLRFGRSLDSLYSALSTIKDPDIVIRFTVTFSKIANGLFLLADHLIWIGRAGLFRINLEKWTKVANKYWLFTIVMNLVRDLYEIIQIIEQTSLGRNSKINLSTENLMCKTSTYFKCHKGIILDSIKNGCDFFIPMTALGYTKLSPGTIGLLGLISSAVGLYCLTDPLTKLTHA from the exons ATGAACATGGATCTGTTGATTAAAGTTAATAGCCAGACTGCTGGCAGGGATAAAATTGCCAG GTTTTTCCAGTATGGGAGTCGGGCTGGATGGTATCTCCTGCAGAATGGAGAAACTACCAGACACTCGGTGGATGTGTTGAAGagtcttgagtacacattcagTTCGTTCAGAAAAT tGTTACGGTTTGGAAGAAGTCTTGACAGTCTCTATTCGGCACTTTCAACAATTAAAGATCCAGATATAGTGATAAGGTTCACAGtaactttttcaaaaatagcTAATGGATTGTTTCTGTTGGCTGATCACCTGATATGGATCGGTCGAGCTGGATTATTTCGGATTAACTTAGAGAAATGGACAAAAGTGGCCAACAAATATTGGTTGTTTACTATCGTAATGAATTTAGTCAGGGATCTgtatgaaattattcaaattattgaACAGACCAGTCTCGGTCGAAACTCCAAAATCAATTTATccactgaaaatttaatgtgTAAAACTTCGACTTATTTCAAGTGTCATAAAGGGATCATTTTGGATAGTATTAAAAATGGGTGTGATTTCTTCATTCCTATGACAGCATTGGGGTACACAAAGCTCAGCCCAGGCACTATTGGTTTATTAGGATTGATTTCTTCGGCTGTTGGCCTGTACTGTTTAACTGACCCACTAACTAAGCTAACCCATGCATAA
- the LOC135164633 gene encoding ciliogenesis and planar polarity effector 2-like isoform X2 produces MNLPNIGILERPALPSSIEEVTYKIFMIGRPGVGKTSVVARFLGIVGSKQVTSEIGGIRKTTVYWPVKIWDKVVLFKLNFWDTSESSIKKYNHVLPACKDKVDAICSVFSFEDLTSFTDIPYLMNSMNSIQDRPAKVVIGTRYKPWSTLPVTDVQIKEFESKWKMKIIKIDVNKASARPEIFDVAYQLNSLCKALWNRDQEFITKQIIQLLRRQLRFL; encoded by the exons ATGAATCTCCCAAACATTG gCATTCTGGAGAGACCAGCTTTACCGTCCTCTATTGAAGAAGTgacttataaaatttttatgattggGAGGCCAGGTGTTGGGAAAACCTCGGTGGTTGCAAGATTCTTGGGCATTGTTGGCAGTAAACAGGTCACTTCGGAGATTGGAGGAATTCGAAAGACAACTGTCTACTGGCCTGTGAAGATTTGGGATAAGGTGGTGctgtttaaattgaatttttgggataCATCAGAGAGCAGTATTAAAAAGTATAATCACGTCTTACCC gcaTGTAAAGATAAAGTAGATGCCATCTGCTCAGTATTTTCCTTCGAAGACCTCACAAGCTTCACCGACATTCCCTACCTCATGAATTCCATGAATAGCATTCAAGATAGGCCAGCTAAAGTCGTCATTGGAACGAGATACAAACCTTGGTCAACATTACCAGTGACTGATGTTCAAATCAAAGAATTCGAGAGCAAATGGAAGATGAAGATAATAAAGATAGATGTTAATAAAGCCTCAGCAAGGCCAGAGATATTTGACGTTGCTTATCAGTTGAATTCACTCTGCAAAGCACTGTGGAATAGGGATCAAGAGTTTATTACCAAACAAATTATTCAG